In Microbulbifer sp. GL-2, the following are encoded in one genomic region:
- a CDS encoding PD40 domain-containing protein, producing the protein MKSLRAIPLLLLVAACSGGGSSSGGGEQAEDPVVVDYPIAFVRRQLNKDDEDVLEKDDIYQPQDFFPGAELILKDRATASSTETIISADIFTGDYDVKDLNTSADGKRLVFAMRAPEIEDVDDDEQPSWNIWLYDLETVELKRVIESDLIAEEGQDVAPAFLPDGRIVFSSSRQRRARALLLDDNKPQFSALTDDQDEPAFVLHVMEADGSDIRQISFNQSHDLNPTVLNNGRILFNRWDNAAGVDRLSLYTIKPDGSDLSFHYGYHSQETGTENSVAAFFRPREMPDGRLLVNLRSPAGSSYGGDLVAIDGINYSEAYSEAGSEGELVGQSTISFDEVTTDGTLSPHGTFAAAWPFYDGTSRMLVSWSECRIVEEETELLRPCPETLDEEEEPVLADPHYGLWIYDYEAGTQLPLVVAEEGEMISEGVTLEPRTEPTYIPDPIAGVDVDGDLVQESVGILDIRSVYDFDGEDIAGIETLADPSATSAGERPARFLRIIKAVAIPDDDILDFDGSAFGRNRRQGMREILGYTPIQPDGSVRVKVPADVPLAISVVDAEGKRIFEQHNNWLQLRPGEVRNCNGCHTSESEVAHGRVDMELESSWAGAPTSAAPFANTEPALLAEMGETMAQLLARLVGEAGLNGDLQFSDIWTDPAVRAKDADISLAYADLLTSPPTPLTCLDNWNGGCRSVIHYEQHIQPIWELSRQVMDNAGTVISDNTCIACHSPVDAAGATRVPAAQLDLTASASTVNDAWFTSYAELLADSPVLDLVDGILTPRLRQEIDNQGNPVFETDEEGNLLLDVNGDPIPVMVVVSTSALLAETALESSFFPVFSSGGAHAGYLQPAELRLVAEWLDIGAQYYNDPFAAPAD; encoded by the coding sequence ATGAAATCTTTGCGTGCAATACCGCTTTTATTGCTGGTAGCTGCTTGTAGTGGTGGCGGCAGTTCTTCAGGTGGTGGAGAACAAGCGGAAGACCCAGTGGTGGTGGATTATCCCATTGCTTTTGTTCGTCGTCAGCTCAATAAAGATGATGAGGATGTCCTGGAAAAGGACGATATTTACCAGCCTCAGGATTTTTTCCCCGGTGCAGAGCTGATATTGAAGGATCGCGCAACTGCAAGCTCTACAGAGACTATCATTTCTGCGGATATTTTCACTGGCGATTACGACGTTAAAGACCTGAATACCTCTGCGGACGGCAAGCGCCTGGTGTTCGCCATGCGTGCTCCTGAGATTGAAGACGTAGATGATGATGAACAACCCAGCTGGAATATCTGGTTGTATGACCTTGAGACTGTAGAGCTAAAAAGGGTCATAGAATCTGACCTCATCGCGGAGGAGGGGCAGGATGTGGCCCCCGCTTTCCTGCCAGATGGTCGTATCGTGTTCTCCTCCTCTCGCCAGCGCCGAGCACGCGCTTTGTTATTGGATGACAACAAGCCTCAATTTTCAGCGCTGACAGATGATCAGGATGAACCGGCTTTTGTTTTGCATGTGATGGAGGCAGATGGCAGCGACATTCGCCAGATATCATTTAATCAAAGTCATGATCTCAACCCTACGGTCTTGAACAACGGCCGTATCCTGTTTAATCGCTGGGATAATGCTGCCGGCGTGGATCGCTTAAGCTTGTATACCATCAAGCCCGATGGCAGTGACCTGTCATTTCACTATGGTTATCACAGCCAGGAAACCGGTACAGAGAATTCTGTTGCGGCTTTTTTCAGGCCGCGTGAAATGCCCGATGGACGTTTACTGGTAAACCTCCGCTCGCCAGCTGGTAGCAGTTATGGCGGTGATCTTGTGGCAATTGATGGGATAAATTACAGCGAGGCTTACAGTGAAGCCGGTAGTGAAGGAGAGTTAGTTGGGCAGTCCACTATTTCCTTCGATGAAGTCACCACGGACGGCACTTTGTCCCCACACGGAACATTCGCTGCAGCTTGGCCATTCTACGATGGCACCAGTCGTATGCTGGTCTCCTGGAGTGAATGCCGTATTGTGGAAGAAGAGACGGAGTTATTACGTCCCTGTCCGGAAACTCTGGATGAAGAGGAAGAACCGGTACTGGCGGATCCCCACTACGGACTGTGGATTTATGATTACGAGGCCGGAACCCAGCTGCCTTTAGTGGTGGCAGAAGAGGGAGAAATGATCTCTGAAGGGGTCACTCTGGAACCCCGTACCGAGCCCACTTATATTCCAGACCCAATTGCCGGAGTGGATGTAGATGGAGACCTGGTGCAGGAGTCTGTGGGTATCCTGGATATTCGCAGTGTGTACGATTTTGATGGGGAGGATATTGCTGGAATTGAAACCCTCGCCGATCCGTCCGCTACTAGTGCCGGTGAGCGCCCTGCACGTTTTCTGCGCATCATAAAAGCTGTGGCAATTCCCGATGACGATATATTGGACTTTGATGGATCTGCCTTCGGACGTAACCGTCGCCAGGGTATGCGAGAGATTCTTGGTTATACGCCGATTCAGCCGGATGGCTCTGTACGTGTAAAGGTACCCGCAGATGTTCCCCTGGCAATTTCAGTAGTAGATGCTGAGGGCAAACGAATTTTTGAGCAGCACAATAACTGGTTGCAGCTGCGGCCAGGAGAGGTGCGCAACTGTAATGGTTGCCATACCAGCGAAAGTGAAGTTGCCCACGGTCGCGTGGATATGGAGCTGGAATCCTCCTGGGCTGGCGCCCCCACCTCCGCCGCCCCCTTCGCCAACACCGAACCCGCCCTGCTGGCTGAAATGGGAGAAACCATGGCACAGCTGTTGGCGCGACTTGTCGGTGAAGCGGGATTAAATGGGGATCTTCAATTTTCCGATATATGGACTGACCCGGCTGTGAGGGCCAAGGATGCAGATATTTCCCTGGCCTACGCCGACTTACTTACCAGCCCCCCAACACCCCTGACTTGTTTGGATAACTGGAATGGTGGCTGTCGAAGCGTTATTCACTACGAGCAGCATATCCAGCCAATCTGGGAACTGTCACGCCAGGTTATGGATAATGCCGGCACCGTTATCAGTGATAATACCTGCATCGCCTGTCACTCCCCTGTGGATGCGGCCGGAGCTACGCGTGTGCCCGCTGCACAATTGGATCTGACTGCCAGTGCATCTACAGTGAACGATGCCTGGTTTACTTCCTATGCCGAATTACTGGCAGACAGCCCGGTATTGGATCTAGTCGATGGAATTTTGACTCCGCGATTGCGTCAGGAAATAGACAACCAGGGTAATCCGGTATTTGAAACTGATGAGGAAGGTAATCTGCTTCTCGATGTGAACGGTGATCCGATACCGGTGATGGTTGTTGTAAGTACTTCTGCGCTATTAGCTGAAACTGCTTTGGAGAGCAGTTTTTTCCCGGTGTTTTCCTCTGGTGGTGCTCATGCCGGATATTTGCAGCCCGCTGAGCTGCGCCTGGTTGCTGAATGGTTGGATATCGGTGCCCAATATTACAACGATCCATTTGCGGCACCGGCTGACTGA
- a CDS encoding outer membrane beta-barrel protein, producing the protein MLKIHNYTGISLLLGALLISLPVVAQEGTTIASMESPAVDAKVSPVDKPVAAVGEQENTEYSAVVITEAEREVPTDAELVTVGNAFINIYRGPGRGYPIFHVAEYGEKIWLLKRRTDWVKVLASRNKTGWVKVSDLQEIYGEAGELVRVPLPDFRDVEAGYFYLGFSYGDFAGANSMGATLGYQFSANLSTELRATQAIGEFSDSLVYQMAIVHQPFPRWRLSPYFLLGAGLNITSPNATIIATEDRQDTVMLAGLGIKTYLSRRFALKAEYTNHYLLTSRENNQEIVEWKLGFDVYL; encoded by the coding sequence ATGTTGAAAATACATAACTACACAGGTATTTCCCTGCTGCTGGGTGCGCTTCTGATCTCGCTTCCGGTAGTTGCACAAGAGGGAACAACGATTGCATCAATGGAGAGCCCAGCGGTAGATGCGAAAGTATCCCCGGTGGATAAACCGGTAGCCGCAGTGGGAGAACAGGAGAATACTGAATACTCAGCAGTAGTTATCACTGAGGCGGAGAGAGAGGTACCTACGGATGCTGAACTGGTCACCGTTGGCAATGCCTTTATCAATATTTATCGCGGCCCTGGTCGCGGTTACCCGATTTTCCATGTGGCGGAATATGGGGAAAAAATCTGGTTGCTCAAACGTCGTACCGACTGGGTAAAAGTACTGGCGTCGCGTAACAAAACTGGATGGGTAAAGGTATCAGACCTACAGGAAATTTATGGTGAGGCAGGTGAGCTGGTAAGGGTACCCCTGCCGGATTTCAGAGATGTGGAGGCAGGGTACTTTTACCTGGGCTTCTCCTATGGGGATTTTGCCGGGGCCAATTCCATGGGAGCGACACTGGGGTATCAGTTTAGCGCTAATTTATCCACAGAACTTCGTGCGACCCAGGCAATAGGTGAATTCTCCGATAGCTTGGTTTATCAAATGGCGATCGTGCATCAGCCATTTCCTCGCTGGCGTTTATCCCCGTATTTCCTCCTTGGTGCAGGCCTGAATATCACCTCTCCCAACGCCACTATTATCGCTACAGAAGACCGTCAGGATACGGTAATGCTTGCGGGCCTCGGTATTAAAACCTATTTATCACGCCGCTTTGCTCTCAAAGCGGAATATACCAACCACTACCTGCTCACCTCGCGGGAAAATAATCAGGAGATAGTCGAGTGGAAACTTGGTTTCGACGTATATCTGTAG
- a CDS encoding outer membrane beta-barrel domain-containing protein — translation METWFRRISVGTATLSALFSAQACVAQQGEDVIADIVASDLERREVRDALIDSENIELGVFAGVINVEDFGSNAVYGTSVSYHITEDLFIEGTYAQTELGESSFERLSGAAPLLTDEQRELSYYNFSLGWNIFQGEYFISDDWAFNTDFYLVSGAGNTSFADEEHFTYNFGAGVRLLANDWLALRFDVRDHVFEHELFGEAEKTHNLSTQLGFTVFF, via the coding sequence GTGGAAACTTGGTTTCGACGTATATCTGTAGGCACTGCAACTCTGTCTGCCCTGTTCAGTGCACAGGCCTGTGTCGCCCAGCAGGGTGAGGATGTTATAGCCGATATTGTTGCCTCTGACCTGGAACGTCGCGAGGTTCGTGATGCGCTGATCGATAGTGAAAATATTGAGCTCGGTGTTTTTGCCGGAGTAATCAATGTAGAGGATTTCGGCTCTAATGCGGTCTATGGTACCTCGGTTTCCTACCATATTACTGAAGACCTGTTTATAGAGGGAACTTATGCGCAGACTGAGCTGGGTGAATCAAGTTTTGAGCGCTTAAGCGGTGCCGCTCCCTTACTTACTGATGAGCAACGTGAACTGAGCTATTACAACTTCTCTCTGGGTTGGAATATTTTTCAGGGGGAATATTTTATTTCAGATGACTGGGCCTTTAATACCGATTTTTACTTGGTGAGTGGTGCAGGTAATACCTCCTTTGCTGATGAAGAACACTTTACCTACAATTTTGGTGCTGGGGTGCGCCTGCTGGCGAATGACTGGCTAGCACTGCGCTTTGACGTGCGTGATCATGTTTTTGAACACGAGCTGTTTGGTGAGGCAGAGAAAACCCATAACCTTTCAACTCAACTTGGCTTTACCGTCTTTTTCTGA
- a CDS encoding TlpA disulfide reductase family protein: protein MLRLVALFTLLISSISASASEPSKDFTLASNKGSNLRLEEQRGEVIMLNFWASWCGPCRQEMPLLDKLHERYAAAGFQVWGVNVDAQRSDAEKLLGKIPVDFPILFDSTSEVSKMYGIDAMPSTVFIDRDGNVRHIHKGYRDGDEAAYKKIIKELIRE, encoded by the coding sequence ATGTTACGACTTGTTGCGTTATTTACATTACTTATCTCCTCGATAAGTGCGAGTGCGTCCGAACCTTCCAAGGATTTTACCCTGGCTTCCAATAAGGGGAGCAACCTGCGCCTGGAGGAACAGCGTGGTGAAGTAATTATGTTGAATTTCTGGGCTTCCTGGTGCGGACCCTGTCGCCAGGAAATGCCTTTGCTGGATAAGTTACATGAGCGTTATGCCGCAGCTGGATTCCAGGTCTGGGGTGTTAATGTGGATGCGCAACGCTCCGATGCAGAAAAGCTGCTGGGAAAAATACCTGTAGATTTTCCAATCCTGTTCGACAGTACCAGTGAAGTGAGTAAGATGTACGGCATCGATGCTATGCCAAGCACAGTATTTATCGACCGTGATGGCAATGTGCGCCACATTCACAAAGGTTATCGGGATGGTGATGAAGCCGCCTATAAAAAAATTATCAAGGAATTAATCCGGGAGTAA
- a CDS encoding DUF4266 domain-containing protein, which yields MLRYLLPLLAVSLFSGCTVTPWVAPYERQYLADPIMGFESDPVAASYMNHVYEAREAARGAEGGSGGGCGCN from the coding sequence ATGTTGCGCTACTTGTTGCCGCTGTTGGCGGTATCGCTGTTCAGTGGCTGCACAGTAACGCCCTGGGTGGCACCTTATGAGCGACAGTACCTGGCAGACCCCATTATGGGGTTTGAAAGCGATCCGGTTGCCGCCAGCTACATGAACCATGTCTATGAAGCCCGTGAGGCCGCCAGGGGTGCTGAGGGTGGAAGTGGAGGCGGATGTGGTTGTAACTAA
- a CDS encoding DUF3570 domain-containing protein has translation MVVTKLLRNCLALGLMFPTYTSAAVLPEERADNLYHAYSGGGVTIDGPSVLIRKNIGNNVSFSANYYVDMISGASIDVEATASEYSEQRDQYSLGADYLVDKTTISVGYTNSSENDYEAETVAFGVSQGFFGDLSTIDLRVSYGSDEVFRNGDENFADVAEHRRYALSWNQILTQKLIAELSVETVSDEGFLNNPYRSVRYLDPASGSGFSYQAEVYPRTRNSDALAIRAKYRLPYRASVKGEYRRYADSWGITADNVEFRYTHPLEERDEWIFEAKIRYYQQTSADFYSDLFPYLNATNFRARDKEMSNFTTLAFGLGVSYELPQRWSLLNRRNTINLYWDHILFDYEDFLDVTVHGDSTAITPGAEPAYSFSANVIRLFWTVRI, from the coding sequence GTGGTTGTAACTAAATTGTTGCGAAATTGCCTTGCTTTAGGATTGATGTTCCCCACCTACACTTCTGCTGCTGTGTTACCTGAGGAGCGGGCCGATAATCTGTACCATGCTTATAGTGGTGGAGGGGTTACCATTGATGGCCCCTCGGTATTGATACGTAAGAATATTGGCAACAATGTCTCCTTTTCTGCAAATTACTATGTGGATATGATCTCCGGAGCTTCTATTGATGTGGAGGCAACGGCAAGTGAATATTCTGAACAGCGCGATCAGTACTCCCTGGGTGCGGACTACCTTGTAGATAAAACAACTATCAGCGTTGGCTACACCAATAGTTCAGAGAATGACTATGAAGCTGAAACCGTTGCTTTTGGTGTTAGTCAGGGATTTTTTGGTGATCTTAGTACTATTGATCTGCGTGTCAGTTATGGTAGCGATGAAGTTTTTCGCAATGGCGATGAGAATTTTGCCGATGTGGCAGAACACCGTCGTTACGCTCTCAGCTGGAATCAGATACTTACTCAGAAACTGATTGCTGAACTGAGTGTGGAGACAGTCTCCGATGAAGGGTTTCTTAATAACCCCTACCGCAGTGTACGCTACCTGGACCCGGCATCGGGCTCTGGATTTAGTTATCAGGCGGAGGTCTATCCGAGAACACGTAACAGTGATGCCTTGGCTATTAGGGCGAAATATCGGCTGCCTTACCGTGCGTCAGTAAAAGGTGAATACCGCCGCTATGCGGATAGCTGGGGGATAACCGCAGATAATGTGGAATTCCGCTATACCCACCCGCTGGAAGAGCGGGATGAGTGGATTTTTGAAGCTAAGATACGCTACTACCAACAAACCAGTGCTGATTTTTATAGCGACCTGTTTCCCTATCTGAATGCCACAAATTTTCGTGCGCGGGATAAGGAGATGAGCAATTTTACCACCTTGGCATTCGGCTTGGGAGTTTCCTACGAGTTGCCACAACGCTGGTCCCTGCTCAATCGTAGGAATACCATTAATTTGTATTGGGACCATATCCTGTTTGATTACGAGGATTTCCTCGACGTGACAGTTCATGGGGATAGTACCGCAATCACCCCTGGAGCTGAGCCAGCTTACAGTTTCTCTGCCAATGTGATTCGTCTGTTCTGGACGGTACGTATCTGA
- a CDS encoding GDSL-type esterase/lipase family protein, whose product MAERIPRKIVFIGSSSIYGRGDTELGGFVQRFRFHFEPMNPKNLVYSLGVFGENVKALALRISSELPPRSPHLIGIYPGFNDICRIGGAKANTEVALKVFRNEMLNLLQISKMLAPTFVMTGIPFDEQRTTPFLKSDSYFFRSDAKVYSQVVREVASLEAVPILDFDLLWRDREISNLLAEDGLHASPSGHQLLFKQTWNFVSKNYF is encoded by the coding sequence ATGGCTGAAAGAATACCCAGAAAAATCGTTTTTATTGGTTCGAGTTCTATTTATGGGAGAGGTGATACAGAGCTAGGTGGTTTTGTTCAAAGATTTCGATTTCATTTCGAACCCATGAACCCTAAAAACTTGGTTTACTCCCTGGGTGTATTTGGAGAAAATGTGAAAGCATTAGCTCTTAGGATTTCCAGTGAGCTCCCTCCAAGAAGTCCCCACCTGATCGGGATATACCCCGGCTTCAACGATATATGTCGTATCGGAGGGGCAAAAGCTAATACTGAAGTGGCGCTTAAAGTTTTTCGCAATGAAATGCTAAATCTATTGCAGATTTCCAAGATGCTTGCTCCCACCTTTGTGATGACAGGTATTCCCTTTGATGAGCAGCGTACTACTCCTTTTCTGAAAAGCGATAGTTATTTCTTTCGTTCGGATGCTAAGGTTTATTCTCAGGTGGTGAGAGAGGTCGCCTCTTTAGAAGCGGTTCCTATACTGGACTTTGATTTACTGTGGCGCGATAGGGAGATTTCCAATCTTCTAGCAGAAGATGGCCTCCATGCAAGCCCCAGTGGGCACCAGTTACTTTTTAAACAGACCTGGAATTTTGTCTCAAAAAATTATTTTTAA
- a CDS encoding pyridoxal-dependent decarboxylase: protein METKKLTNKKLSLQAFSRAAQYAEEYISGVRERRVGPSPSDLDALENLNSTLLCEGVNAQQVISDLHRYASPATVASTGGRFFGLVVGGSTPAAMGASVLNAAWDQVAVLEESAPSAIYLERIAADWLLQLLGLPKKSSVGFTTGSSMANMVCLAAARNYQYAKLDIDLVRTGLAGAPPLRIIVSEESHVTVHKALSILGIGTGQLVKARCDRQGRVRIDCFPKMDESTIVCLQAGNVNSGHFDPFSEIIPKAREAGAWVHIDGAFGLWASASPLKAYLTEGVELADSWAVDGHKWLNTPYDCGVAICKDAEAVYRVMTTQAPYLQEGGGRPPKDMVPEFSRRARGVEVWAAIQEMGTDGVAELIERCCSYARQLAQGLLDMGYELLNEVVLNQVVATIGSEDELHRIVRAVQEGGVCWFGTTVWQGKTALRLSVSSWATNDEDIILSLESIRRATREVLDME from the coding sequence ATGGAAACTAAAAAGCTCACGAATAAAAAGTTATCTCTACAAGCTTTTTCCAGAGCAGCGCAATATGCTGAAGAGTATATATCTGGAGTTCGTGAGAGAAGAGTCGGCCCATCACCTTCAGACCTGGATGCTCTGGAAAATCTGAACTCCACCCTTTTGTGCGAAGGGGTGAATGCCCAGCAGGTAATTTCGGATCTTCACCGTTATGCTTCTCCCGCCACGGTAGCAAGTACCGGTGGGCGTTTTTTCGGTTTGGTAGTTGGTGGCTCCACACCGGCGGCGATGGGGGCTTCCGTTTTAAATGCGGCCTGGGATCAAGTGGCAGTGCTGGAGGAGTCTGCGCCCTCGGCAATTTACCTTGAAAGAATAGCTGCCGATTGGTTGCTGCAACTTTTGGGACTGCCGAAAAAAAGCAGTGTGGGTTTTACCACTGGTTCTTCCATGGCCAATATGGTCTGTCTGGCCGCGGCCAGAAATTACCAGTATGCAAAATTGGATATTGATCTGGTGCGTACTGGCCTTGCTGGTGCCCCCCCGTTACGCATTATTGTTTCTGAGGAATCCCATGTCACTGTGCATAAGGCGTTGTCCATTCTCGGTATTGGCACTGGCCAATTAGTCAAAGCTCGCTGCGATCGTCAGGGGAGGGTTCGCATAGACTGTTTTCCGAAGATGGATGAAAGTACCATCGTTTGCCTGCAGGCCGGTAATGTGAATTCCGGCCACTTCGATCCCTTTAGTGAGATTATTCCTAAAGCCCGTGAGGCCGGAGCCTGGGTACATATTGATGGTGCTTTTGGCTTGTGGGCATCTGCGTCGCCGCTCAAGGCCTATTTGACCGAGGGAGTGGAGCTGGCAGATTCCTGGGCGGTAGATGGCCACAAATGGCTGAATACGCCGTACGACTGTGGCGTTGCTATTTGTAAGGATGCGGAGGCGGTTTACCGGGTAATGACTACCCAGGCGCCTTACCTGCAAGAGGGGGGTGGACGACCTCCCAAGGATATGGTGCCAGAATTCTCCCGTCGAGCGCGTGGCGTTGAAGTATGGGCTGCAATCCAGGAGATGGGCACTGATGGGGTCGCTGAACTGATAGAGCGTTGTTGTTCTTATGCTCGACAACTGGCACAGGGACTGTTGGATATGGGCTATGAGCTACTCAATGAAGTTGTCCTGAACCAGGTAGTGGCCACAATTGGTAGTGAGGATGAATTACACCGTATCGTGCGTGCAGTACAGGAAGGAGGCGTTTGCTGGTTTGGCACGACAGTGTGGCAGGGAAAGACAGCTTTACGCCTGAGTGTTTCTTCGTGGGCGACTAATGACGAGGATATAATCCTGTCTTTGGAATCCATACGACGAGCAACAAGGGAAGTTTTGGACATGGAATAA
- a CDS encoding alpha/beta fold hydrolase, with protein MAFFSPSLNRNELSQYSFNQLSFDDGFSVNYREMGPEGHPVILCFHGGGDSLSAWNDWAEVLSKDYHVILVDLPGHGLTDPLPGGTYTPKHFADFITKFIKFMKLERFVLVGHSFGGNSVLRYLVEHPDSAEAVILISPGGYQCDKGLEMSTSLAHFATSHWGRRLISHLGSRGLLRKMLRSKMFYDPNNLPEAMVERIYLLSRYDKNRGTAINLVANSTLNFQPLIGLENIKTPILFIWGEDDKIIPLEVGSYFSNKIPASKLIIYKSIGHMAHVENAKTSVGDAIEFIKDLK; from the coding sequence ATGGCTTTTTTCAGTCCAAGCCTTAATCGTAATGAGTTATCTCAATATTCATTTAACCAGTTGTCTTTCGATGATGGATTCTCAGTAAATTATCGGGAAATGGGTCCAGAGGGACACCCGGTAATTTTATGTTTCCATGGTGGTGGTGATTCACTAAGTGCCTGGAATGATTGGGCTGAGGTTCTATCAAAAGATTATCACGTAATATTGGTTGATTTACCTGGTCATGGCCTGACTGATCCCTTACCGGGTGGAACCTACACGCCCAAGCACTTTGCCGATTTTATTACAAAATTTATCAAGTTTATGAAGCTTGAGAGGTTCGTGTTGGTTGGGCATTCTTTCGGTGGAAATAGTGTCTTACGGTATTTGGTTGAGCATCCCGATTCAGCTGAGGCCGTAATCCTTATTTCGCCGGGAGGCTATCAATGCGATAAGGGACTGGAAATGTCCACCAGTTTGGCTCACTTTGCCACCAGTCACTGGGGGCGCCGTCTGATTTCCCATCTGGGCAGTCGTGGCCTGTTGCGCAAAATGCTCCGCTCCAAAATGTTTTACGATCCGAATAACCTGCCAGAAGCAATGGTTGAGCGTATTTATCTGCTATCTCGTTATGATAAAAATCGTGGTACGGCTATTAATCTGGTGGCAAATTCCACATTAAATTTTCAGCCGTTAATTGGTCTTGAAAATATTAAAACTCCAATCCTGTTTATATGGGGAGAGGATGACAAAATCATTCCCTTAGAGGTTGGAAGCTATTTTTCAAATAAAATACCTGCCAGTAAGTTAATAATTTACAAGAGCATTGGGCATATGGCCCATGTTGAAAATGCAAAAACCAGTGTCGGGGATGCAATTGAATTTATCAAAGATCTAAAGTGA
- a CDS encoding CAP domain-containing protein, producing MNDSFKLITAICLSAFLVACSGGGGSSDNDNQGTPGVGDGSGLTPNPNPNPNPDPDPDPDPDPDPDPDPDPDPDPDPDGSFNLSVEQKRVMLDTHNEYRQRCAMGESGEGENAPESAGNMQTLFWDNALAKMAKERASACYFGHLNDATGIREAFEKVKGEVSFVLPADNIEIGENVSINIFNPPASQYDAETWAGSVKSWYDESHGYDWDSKFCHAETCGHWAQVCHGETRYVGCAVAECDSIIGSNNPAYNDGAHVVVCNYFPSLDKSRMPFTNGWGYETCRTCINYDMPFCVDNMCTGGIAKNWNASEKRNKNVDQCTDGLGRDIVPCTYYDNQPAPPQVTGFKYVYSDKAVSLSWNEAIKNGGVHHYKIFRDEELITKTRKLSSSDPGVENGSGYRYKIIAVDHAGQESQPAYLDVSVNAK from the coding sequence ATGAATGATTCGTTCAAGCTAATAACAGCTATTTGTTTATCCGCCTTCCTGGTTGCCTGCTCTGGTGGTGGAGGAAGTTCCGACAATGATAATCAAGGTACTCCTGGGGTTGGTGATGGTAGTGGGTTGACTCCCAACCCAAATCCCAATCCCAATCCTGATCCTGATCCTGATCCTGATCCTGATCCTGATCCTGATCCTGATCCTGATCCTGATCCCGATCCCGATCCAGATGGTTCCTTTAATTTATCAGTGGAACAAAAACGTGTAATGCTGGATACGCATAATGAATACCGTCAAAGGTGCGCTATGGGAGAATCAGGTGAAGGTGAAAACGCTCCAGAAAGTGCCGGTAATATGCAAACCCTTTTTTGGGATAATGCTTTGGCTAAGATGGCAAAAGAAAGGGCGTCGGCGTGCTATTTTGGCCACTTAAATGATGCCACTGGTATCAGGGAAGCATTTGAAAAAGTTAAAGGTGAAGTTTCTTTTGTATTGCCCGCCGATAATATAGAAATAGGAGAAAATGTTTCGATTAATATCTTTAATCCACCAGCATCACAATATGATGCTGAGACTTGGGCCGGCTCAGTTAAATCTTGGTACGATGAAAGCCATGGGTATGACTGGGACAGTAAATTTTGTCATGCAGAAACTTGCGGACATTGGGCTCAGGTATGCCATGGGGAAACCCGCTATGTAGGTTGTGCTGTCGCTGAATGTGACAGCATCATTGGTTCTAATAATCCAGCCTACAACGATGGTGCACATGTTGTAGTTTGTAATTATTTTCCTTCGTTAGATAAGAGTCGAATGCCTTTCACTAATGGTTGGGGGTATGAAACCTGTAGAACCTGTATTAATTATGATATGCCTTTCTGTGTAGACAATATGTGCACCGGAGGGATTGCCAAAAACTGGAATGCTTCAGAAAAAAGAAATAAAAATGTTGATCAGTGTACCGATGGCTTGGGAAGAGATATTGTACCTTGTACCTACTATGACAACCAACCAGCTCCACCTCAAGTAACAGGATTTAAGTATGTTTATTCTGATAAAGCGGTGAGCTTATCCTGGAATGAAGCTATTAAAAATGGCGGAGTACATCACTATAAGATATTCCGTGATGAAGAGCTAATAACTAAAACGCGGAAATTATCCTCTTCTGATCCAGGTGTAGAGAACGGTAGTGGCTATCGATATAAAATAATTGCAGTGGATCACGCGGGCCAGGAGAGTCAGCCTGCTTATCTGGATGTTAGTGTAAATGCTAAGTAA